A genomic stretch from Telopea speciosissima isolate NSW1024214 ecotype Mountain lineage chromosome 7, Tspe_v1, whole genome shotgun sequence includes:
- the LOC122669225 gene encoding auxin-responsive protein IAA12-like isoform X3 produces the protein MEGVLGLPGTGSAAGGGGGGGGVPSGSSGNGSMSTVSKAEVVEQDYVGMLSEVSSYPAESELELGLGLSLGGAGKATNKPSAWGEYGRILTAKDFPSIVSRGSSASSSSSPGTGRPHPSVITPVSGTKRTADSVAQEVGSGNGSSSQVVGWPPIRAYRMNSLVSQLKAPSSEEEERMIPENNRSKDALAKGTNNGNTKSKSNVQEKGRLPSSLFVKVNMDGVPIGRKVDLNAHNCYETLAQALEEMFHKPTTTVNTARGEKEHGVVVEAEKPSKLLDGSSEFVLTYEDKEGDWMLVGDVPWGMFLNTVKRLRIMRTSEANGLAPRFQERDARQRNKPI, from the exons ATGGAAGGTGTTCTGGGTTTACCAGGTACGGGTTCtgctgctggtggtggtggaggaggaggaggagttcCTTCTGGAAGCTCCGGAAATGGGTCGATGTCGACGGTGTCGAAGGCGGAAGTGGTGGAGCAGGACTACGTGGGTATGTTGTCTGAGGTGTCTTCTTATCCAGCTGAGTCTGAGCTCGAGCTTGGACTGGGTTTGAGCCTGGGTGGTGCTGGAAAGGCTACTAATAAGCCATCTGCTTGGGGAGAGTATGGTAGGATCTTGACGGCTAAGGATTTCCCTTCTATTGTCTCTCgtggttcttctgcttcttcttcttcgtctcctgGTACTGGCAGACCTCATCCTTCTGTTATTACTCCTGTTTCTGGTACCAAGAGAACTGCTGATTCTGTTGCTCAAGAGGTTGGATCTGGTAATGGTTCCAG CAGTCAGGTTGTGGGATGGCCACCTATAAGGGCTTATAGGAtgaacagcttggttagccaattgAAGGCCCCATCTTCTGAAGAAGAGGAACGTATGATCCCCGAGAATAACAGAAGTAAGGATGCCCTGGCGAAGGGTACTAACAATGGTAACACCAAGAGCAAAAGTAATGTTCAGGAGAAAGGGCGTCTGCCCAGTTCCCTGTTTGTGAAGGTGAACATGGATGGTGTACCTATTGGTAGAAAGGTGGATCTGAATGCTCATAACTGCTATGAGACCCTGGCTCAAGCTTTGGAGGAAATGTTCCACAAACCCACCACAACCGTTAATACTGCTC GTGGAGAAAAGGAACATGGTGTAGTAGTGGAAGCAGAAAAGCCTTCAAAATTGCTGGATGGATCATCTGAATTTGTGCTCACTTATGAAGACAAAGAGGGAGATTGGATGCTTGTGGGAGATGTTCCTTGGGG GATGTTCCTCAATACTGTGAAGAGGCTTCGAATCATGAGGACTTCTGAGGCTAATGGTCTTG CTCCAAGATTTCAAGAAAGGGATGCAAGACAAAGAAACAAGCCCATCTAG
- the LOC122669225 gene encoding auxin-responsive protein IAA12-like isoform X4, with product MEGVLGLPGTGSAAGGGGGGGGVPSGSSGNGSMSTVSKAEVVEQDYVGMLSEVSSYPAESELELGLGLSLGGAGKATNKPSAWGEYGRILTAKDFPSIVSRGSSASSSSSPGTGRPHPSVITPVSGTKRTADSVAQEVGSGNGSSQVVGWPPIRAYRMNSLVSQLKAPSSEEEERMIPENNRSKDALAKGTNNGNTKSKSNVQEKGRLPSSLFVKVNMDGVPIGRKVDLNAHNCYETLAQALEEMFHKPTTTVNTARGEKEHGVVVEAEKPSKLLDGSSEFVLTYEDKEGDWMLVGDVPWGMFLNTVKRLRIMRTSEANGLAPRFQERDARQRNKPI from the exons ATGGAAGGTGTTCTGGGTTTACCAGGTACGGGTTCtgctgctggtggtggtggaggaggaggaggagttcCTTCTGGAAGCTCCGGAAATGGGTCGATGTCGACGGTGTCGAAGGCGGAAGTGGTGGAGCAGGACTACGTGGGTATGTTGTCTGAGGTGTCTTCTTATCCAGCTGAGTCTGAGCTCGAGCTTGGACTGGGTTTGAGCCTGGGTGGTGCTGGAAAGGCTACTAATAAGCCATCTGCTTGGGGAGAGTATGGTAGGATCTTGACGGCTAAGGATTTCCCTTCTATTGTCTCTCgtggttcttctgcttcttcttcttcgtctcctgGTACTGGCAGACCTCATCCTTCTGTTATTACTCCTGTTTCTGGTACCAAGAGAACTGCTGATTCTGTTGCTCAAGAGGTTGGATCTGGTAATGGTTCCAG TCAGGTTGTGGGATGGCCACCTATAAGGGCTTATAGGAtgaacagcttggttagccaattgAAGGCCCCATCTTCTGAAGAAGAGGAACGTATGATCCCCGAGAATAACAGAAGTAAGGATGCCCTGGCGAAGGGTACTAACAATGGTAACACCAAGAGCAAAAGTAATGTTCAGGAGAAAGGGCGTCTGCCCAGTTCCCTGTTTGTGAAGGTGAACATGGATGGTGTACCTATTGGTAGAAAGGTGGATCTGAATGCTCATAACTGCTATGAGACCCTGGCTCAAGCTTTGGAGGAAATGTTCCACAAACCCACCACAACCGTTAATACTGCTC GTGGAGAAAAGGAACATGGTGTAGTAGTGGAAGCAGAAAAGCCTTCAAAATTGCTGGATGGATCATCTGAATTTGTGCTCACTTATGAAGACAAAGAGGGAGATTGGATGCTTGTGGGAGATGTTCCTTGGGG GATGTTCCTCAATACTGTGAAGAGGCTTCGAATCATGAGGACTTCTGAGGCTAATGGTCTTG CTCCAAGATTTCAAGAAAGGGATGCAAGACAAAGAAACAAGCCCATCTAG
- the LOC122669225 gene encoding auxin-responsive protein IAA12-like isoform X1 yields MEGVLGLPGTGSAAGGGGGGGGVPSGSSGNGSMSTVSKAEVVEQDYVGMLSEVSSYPAESELELGLGLSLGGAGKATNKPSAWGEYGRILTAKDFPSIVSRGSSASSSSSPGTGRPHPSVITPVSGTKRTADSVAQEVGSGNGSSSQVVGWPPIRAYRMNSLVSQLKAPSSEEEERMIPENNRSKDALAKGTNNGNTKSKSNVQEKGRLPSSLFVKVNMDGVPIGRKVDLNAHNCYETLAQALEEMFHKPTTTVNTARSGGEKEHGVVVEAEKPSKLLDGSSEFVLTYEDKEGDWMLVGDVPWGMFLNTVKRLRIMRTSEANGLAPRFQERDARQRNKPI; encoded by the exons ATGGAAGGTGTTCTGGGTTTACCAGGTACGGGTTCtgctgctggtggtggtggaggaggaggaggagttcCTTCTGGAAGCTCCGGAAATGGGTCGATGTCGACGGTGTCGAAGGCGGAAGTGGTGGAGCAGGACTACGTGGGTATGTTGTCTGAGGTGTCTTCTTATCCAGCTGAGTCTGAGCTCGAGCTTGGACTGGGTTTGAGCCTGGGTGGTGCTGGAAAGGCTACTAATAAGCCATCTGCTTGGGGAGAGTATGGTAGGATCTTGACGGCTAAGGATTTCCCTTCTATTGTCTCTCgtggttcttctgcttcttcttcttcgtctcctgGTACTGGCAGACCTCATCCTTCTGTTATTACTCCTGTTTCTGGTACCAAGAGAACTGCTGATTCTGTTGCTCAAGAGGTTGGATCTGGTAATGGTTCCAG CAGTCAGGTTGTGGGATGGCCACCTATAAGGGCTTATAGGAtgaacagcttggttagccaattgAAGGCCCCATCTTCTGAAGAAGAGGAACGTATGATCCCCGAGAATAACAGAAGTAAGGATGCCCTGGCGAAGGGTACTAACAATGGTAACACCAAGAGCAAAAGTAATGTTCAGGAGAAAGGGCGTCTGCCCAGTTCCCTGTTTGTGAAGGTGAACATGGATGGTGTACCTATTGGTAGAAAGGTGGATCTGAATGCTCATAACTGCTATGAGACCCTGGCTCAAGCTTTGGAGGAAATGTTCCACAAACCCACCACAACCGTTAATACTGCTC GTTCAGGTGGAGAAAAGGAACATGGTGTAGTAGTGGAAGCAGAAAAGCCTTCAAAATTGCTGGATGGATCATCTGAATTTGTGCTCACTTATGAAGACAAAGAGGGAGATTGGATGCTTGTGGGAGATGTTCCTTGGGG GATGTTCCTCAATACTGTGAAGAGGCTTCGAATCATGAGGACTTCTGAGGCTAATGGTCTTG CTCCAAGATTTCAAGAAAGGGATGCAAGACAAAGAAACAAGCCCATCTAG
- the LOC122669225 gene encoding auxin-responsive protein IAA12-like isoform X2: MEGVLGLPGTGSAAGGGGGGGGVPSGSSGNGSMSTVSKAEVVEQDYVGMLSEVSSYPAESELELGLGLSLGGAGKATNKPSAWGEYGRILTAKDFPSIVSRGSSASSSSSPGTGRPHPSVITPVSGTKRTADSVAQEVGSGNGSSQVVGWPPIRAYRMNSLVSQLKAPSSEEEERMIPENNRSKDALAKGTNNGNTKSKSNVQEKGRLPSSLFVKVNMDGVPIGRKVDLNAHNCYETLAQALEEMFHKPTTTVNTARSGGEKEHGVVVEAEKPSKLLDGSSEFVLTYEDKEGDWMLVGDVPWGMFLNTVKRLRIMRTSEANGLAPRFQERDARQRNKPI, from the exons ATGGAAGGTGTTCTGGGTTTACCAGGTACGGGTTCtgctgctggtggtggtggaggaggaggaggagttcCTTCTGGAAGCTCCGGAAATGGGTCGATGTCGACGGTGTCGAAGGCGGAAGTGGTGGAGCAGGACTACGTGGGTATGTTGTCTGAGGTGTCTTCTTATCCAGCTGAGTCTGAGCTCGAGCTTGGACTGGGTTTGAGCCTGGGTGGTGCTGGAAAGGCTACTAATAAGCCATCTGCTTGGGGAGAGTATGGTAGGATCTTGACGGCTAAGGATTTCCCTTCTATTGTCTCTCgtggttcttctgcttcttcttcttcgtctcctgGTACTGGCAGACCTCATCCTTCTGTTATTACTCCTGTTTCTGGTACCAAGAGAACTGCTGATTCTGTTGCTCAAGAGGTTGGATCTGGTAATGGTTCCAG TCAGGTTGTGGGATGGCCACCTATAAGGGCTTATAGGAtgaacagcttggttagccaattgAAGGCCCCATCTTCTGAAGAAGAGGAACGTATGATCCCCGAGAATAACAGAAGTAAGGATGCCCTGGCGAAGGGTACTAACAATGGTAACACCAAGAGCAAAAGTAATGTTCAGGAGAAAGGGCGTCTGCCCAGTTCCCTGTTTGTGAAGGTGAACATGGATGGTGTACCTATTGGTAGAAAGGTGGATCTGAATGCTCATAACTGCTATGAGACCCTGGCTCAAGCTTTGGAGGAAATGTTCCACAAACCCACCACAACCGTTAATACTGCTC GTTCAGGTGGAGAAAAGGAACATGGTGTAGTAGTGGAAGCAGAAAAGCCTTCAAAATTGCTGGATGGATCATCTGAATTTGTGCTCACTTATGAAGACAAAGAGGGAGATTGGATGCTTGTGGGAGATGTTCCTTGGGG GATGTTCCTCAATACTGTGAAGAGGCTTCGAATCATGAGGACTTCTGAGGCTAATGGTCTTG CTCCAAGATTTCAAGAAAGGGATGCAAGACAAAGAAACAAGCCCATCTAG